The following nucleotide sequence is from Catonella massiliensis.
CACCACATTTGGAAGCCCGTTAAGAACTGTACCTGCCATATCTGAAGGGTTTATAAATCCTGTATTTATCATAACAGCAAAGGTTGCTGCAACTGCGCCTACTGCTGCCATAGAGCCAACCATCCAATGTTTCATAGTTTTTCTCCTTTTTATTTCCCTGCTTGCATCTTCTTTAAGAAGTTTCTCTTTTATTCTCTCAGGCTGCAAAGAATCCGGTATTTCAATGTCTTCGTCTGCCAAACCTTTAAGCATTTCAAGAATCTCATCTTCTCTATCCATATCGGTTTCATGCCTCCTTACTCTTTTATTAACACTTTAAGCTTCGCTAGTGCTCTTTGCTTTTTTGACCTGACCGTAGCAGGATTTAGCCCTAGTATCCTTGCTATCTCATCCCCCTTGTACCCCTCAAATACCGACAGGCAGATGATGAATCTCTCTTCATTTTCAAGTTCCATAAGCATTTCTTTTAGCTCAAGGCTGTTAAACTCTGCATTATAAGCTTCTCTCTTTGTCCTCTCATCCGAAAGCTCAGTTACATTATCGCTGACCTCCTCCTTAGAGAGAGCATATTCCTTAAGCTTCATCCTGCATTTATTGGTTAGAATTTTTACTATCCAATTCCTAAACAGGCTGTCATCTCTAAGGCTTTCTATCTGTCGGTAGGCATCTAGTACAGTTTCGCTCACTATATCTTCCGCGTCTTCTTTATTCTTTAGAAAATACAGTGCGAGTCTGTACAGGTCCTTTGCCACCTCAGAATACAGCCTCGTAAATACCTCAGCATCTCTAATCATCGGTTAACCTCTATCCGCCAATCGGCAATAAACTAGTTTCACTTAATAAGTGTATGTTTTTTGTGGAAATGTTGCAAGGAAAATAAATTTTTTTAAATAGTCATTAAGTAAAAGGATGAAAATCCCATCTAGGAGATTCCCATCCTTGAACTACCTACATATTCAATCTCACCCATTTTTCTCAACTGAGAAATATCGCGCTTTATGGTTGCTTCAGAAACACCTAGCATTTTTGAGATTTTAGCCATAGTGACATGAGGCTCATATACAATAATCTCTTTAAGTTTTTCAAACTTATCTTGTTTTGAATTTTTTTGAGGCTCATTTCCTAAATCATAATTTAAATTTTTTAAAATTACTACAAATGAACTCTGTGTTGATATAAATTCAGGCTTTAGCTCCTTTTTATATTTATGTTCATGCTCGTAGCTCTCTAAAATCTTTCTAAGACCACTCCCTCTTCTCTCCATTAAATCCATTCTTCCAAATATACCTATATTCTACCATTATTCATCCCAAAATGGTATAGTTATGTTTAAGCAAAATTAGTTTGAGGATAAACGCTAATATTTCACTAGCCTAAGAAACCTAGCAAACATTACCCTATGCCTCTATCTTATCTATTCTTATTTGGAGAAAAACTTAAAAGGATGAAATCCCATCTAGGAGATTCTCATCCTTTATTATCATAGAAGATTGTTATTTACATACTTTTTTCATAGCCTTAGTGTAGCTGATTTGTTCAAACCCAGCACATAAAAATACATATTACGATTGCTTCTTTATTCCTTTTGCTTTTATCAGTTCTTTTATTTCTTGCTTTAGTTTATCCGCCTTTTCTTTTTTATCAAATCCAAAGCTTTGCAAATAACTCTTGCCATTACTATCATATACCGCATATCCTTCTGAACCAAAAGCCAGCTCTGTAAGAGCTTCTTTGCTATTTCCTGATGAAACATCAATTATATAAATAGTTACTACATCACAATTATTCTCGAAGCTATAATCGCCTTTCTGAAATAACCCTTTAATAGTTGGATATAGCTTAATTCCTTTTAGGATATCATCCATTTCTTCATAATATTCTGGTAGCTCATAAATCTCGCTATCAATAGCAGGCTTTAAATTATCTTCATCAAATTTCAGATATGATTTACTAAATGCAACAAATACCACTTTCTTTCCTGTTGGTATATCCACCTCTTTAGGAATAAATAGAAAAACTGCTATTGTAAATCCTAAAAGAATAACAAGCAGCATTAATATTTTGTATCTTCTTGTCATTTTTATCCCCCTTTACTCTAGTGGTTTATAATCATATAATATATTAAAACCATTCAAATATCAACGGACTTTAAAGTCCTATTTGGATATATTTCACAAAGACATACGAAAGGAGGAGAAAGTTTTGTCCATTCCCGCATTTCAAATGTAATAATGTAGTAAGCGTAGTTTTAGCTTGATAAATTGGCAGAATTTCATTATAATATAGGTAAGGAAAGTAAGGAATACAATGTACTGTAAAGGAGAAATGATATGGAATTAGCAAAAGTTACTTCGAAAGGTCAAGTCACAATTCCAATTGAGATACGCAAAAAACTAGGAGTTAAAAATGGAGATAAAATCCTATTTGTAGAGGAAGCGGGAAGAATATATATGCTCAATTCCTCAATGGATGCTTTACGCGAAGCTCAAAAAGAATTTTTCGGTGAAGCAGAAAGAGTGGGTCTAAAAGATGATGATGACATAATGAAGATGATAAAAGAACTTAGAGAAGAAAGTTGGGCAAAGTAAATGAGAGTTATGTTGGATACCAATGTCTTACTTTCTGCTCTTCTTTTCCCAAACACTAAAATGAACTCAATTATGAACTACATATTTACGCATCATCAGCTTATCTTGTCTTCATATGTGGTAGATGAATTAAAACAAGTAATTAAAAGAAAATTTCCATCAAAAGAAAAAGCCATCAACAAATTACTTATGTTAATGAGCTTTGAATATGTTTATACTCCAAACGAGTTAGAAAATGATTTGTTTTATATCAGAGACATAAAAGATTATCCTGTATTATATACTGCTATCATTGAAGATATAGATATCCTAATAACAGGAGACAAGGATTTCTCTGATATTAATATACATAAACCTGAAATAATGTCACCATCTCAGTTTATGGAAAACTTCTTATAAAAATCGAGCTAGAATTACCTATTGTTCCCCAACAAGTAATTTATAAACTCTTTCTACTTCTTCTGCAAATCTTTTGTACATATAATGCGAGCAAGAAGTGTTTCCGTGAATCATCATATCAAACTGACCTTTCAGCACGATATCAGCTATTTGCTCATCTGACATATAAGTCTTTAGTTCCTCGTCTACTTTTAGTCCGTTATCAATGAATACTTTATACAGTTCCTTCGCAGATAAAGCATTTAACTGCTCATATGTATACTTTGCAGTTTTTCTTGTTCCAACAAATTTACAAATTATTACTGCTGATAAAATTATAATAACAAGACAAATTAGAATTTACTATTATTATTCATTCAACAACCAGTTTGAATGTCCACAAGCTGAATCAATCTTGCAAAATACAAACCACTAATTCATTGCTTAATTTTACTATACTTCTTCTCTCTCCTCAATGTAATAATCCAGGCAGCAAATTGTGATATACAAGCCATTGCAATATGAGCAAAAAACATACTGCTTGTTAAAAAACATCCATTCAGCACATATAAAACCAGCAGTCCAAACAACTCAATTAAAAGTAATATGCAACTATATTTAATCCACAAATCATAGGATTTATTATATATATCTTCATTGCTGAGCGAAAGGCTTGAATAATATCCTGTAATTTTCCACCCTCTTCGTTTCAACTGTGTTATTTCTTTATGCGATGGTCTAAAAAAATACCTATTTATGTATATGCCTAAAAATACTAACGAAACGCTTATAGCCATAAAAATTGAATCTTTATTATATTTAGGTGTTTCAAATATATATTTATCAAATACTTTCAAACCCACAAACACTATGATTAAAAAAACAGCATCAGCAACTTTGTAATTGATTTTCTTCATAATACTTTTACCCCCTATTTTCTATAATGAACCTAATTTGATCGTCATAAAGCCATTTAGCCTTGTTGCAACCACATTATTTTTACATAAACCAATCCCTTTATAAACATCATATCAACTATCTTTCCTCTTCTTTGCTTTATAGTAAAGTACATAGTTTTTAATTAAAATCACAATCCCTCCAGCCACTAATAATGCGGAGGAGAACTTCCCTGCGGAATATCCCAAAAACCATGAATACACAAAAAGACCACATAAAATTATTACTGCAAATACAGATAAAATCACAGCAATTTTAAATTGTCTAACTTCGTTTTTCAAGTATAATACCCCCTTGTATTACAGATCCATCTGGCATTTCTCCATTTAAATTGCAGTTTTTCTCCACATAATTTTAGCATTATGTTTTTACAACAGCTTTTGGCTTTTTTACCTCAAGATGCTGCTTCTTGTCATATTAGGTTGCTTCTCCGATTAAGTCTTTTATTTCCATAATAACCATCTTTCTGTTATATTATAATTATATTCTGAATAAATTTTACACTAACGACAATAAGTTTCAGTTTAGTAATTTATGTCACTATTGGTGTCACAAATTCTAATTTGTCGAGTTATATAATCTAAACTAAGTGACGCTCCGAATGATAACATTTCAGACTCGCTCCGGTATCCGCTTCGCTACGCCTAATGCGCTCGCTTAGAATTTATCATTCGTAGCTGATACCTTAAATTTGTGAAAATAACAACCCGAATACCAAATTAAAGGCAGCCACAACCACCTGCCCCCATGTGGCTGATGTGTTTGTTTGTGACGACTTATCAATCAAACAGCCGGAACTAATAATGCCTAAGCGAGCGCATCAGGTTTTTCGTCAGCAAAGCCATATTACAATAGCATCTTACAGAAAAACCGTAGCGAGTCTGGACATTTATTAGTGAAGGCGTGACTTAGTAAGTTAACAACACATTAGCCCAACAACTTAGAATTTTATATTTATTTTTTTTCATCTACCTCACACTCCTATTCCTAAAAGGAATTATAGAACTCATACAATCTATATATGTCATTCCTTGTTGTCCCCATTCTTATACCTCGTTGCATTCATTATTTTCATAGCTGCCCTCCTTTCAATAATCAAAACAACGGTGCCAAAATACTTAGTAGTTCTATCTCTCCCTTCCTGATAAAGTATTGCAGGACGAGCCAAAAGCTACAACACAAAGTGTACATAAAGATAGCAACATTAATACTTTGTATCTTCTTGTCATTTTTAATACCCCTTTACTCCAATGGTTTATAATCATATAATATATTAAAACCGTTCAAATATCAACAGACTTCAAAGTCCGATTTGGATATATTGTACAAGTTTATATAAGGAGGATAGGCAATTTTGTACTATAATTTAGCTTCATTTGGAGAAAAACTTAGAAATATAAGAGAAAAACTGCATCTAACACAAAAACAGGCAGCGGATATGGCTTATGTGGATGAAAGAACCTTAAGAAGAACAGAGCAGGGGCAAGTCATACCTAAATTAGAAACACTTGAGGCTCTGTCAGTTATCTACAAGACTGACTTGGTTTCAGCCATCATAGAGAGCCGCATAAATGACTATTCTATATTATT
It contains:
- a CDS encoding putative toxin-antitoxin system toxin component, PIN family; this encodes MLDTNVLLSALLFPNTKMNSIMNYIFTHHQLILSSYVVDELKQVIKRKFPSKEKAINKLLMLMSFEYVYTPNELENDLFYIRDIKDYPVLYTAIIEDIDILITGDKDFSDINIHKPEIMSPSQFMENFL
- a CDS encoding RNA polymerase sigma factor, whose amino-acid sequence is MIRDAEVFTRLYSEVAKDLYRLALYFLKNKEDAEDIVSETVLDAYRQIESLRDDSLFRNWIVKILTNKCRMKLKEYALSKEEVSDNVTELSDERTKREAYNAEFNSLELKEMLMELENEERFIICLSVFEGYKGDEIARILGLNPATVRSKKQRALAKLKVLIKE
- a CDS encoding HTH domain-containing protein, translating into MDLMERRGSGLRKILESYEHEHKYKKELKPEFISTQSSFVVILKNLNYDLGNEPQKNSKQDKFEKLKEIIVYEPHVTMAKISKMLGVSEATIKRDISQLRKMGEIEYVGSSRMGIS
- a CDS encoding AbrB/MazE/SpoVT family DNA-binding domain-containing protein yields the protein MELAKVTSKGQVTIPIEIRKKLGVKNGDKILFVEEAGRIYMLNSSMDALREAQKEFFGEAERVGLKDDDDIMKMIKELREESWAK